Genomic segment of Bubalus kerabau isolate K-KA32 ecotype Philippines breed swamp buffalo chromosome 6, PCC_UOA_SB_1v2, whole genome shotgun sequence:
GAGGTCTTAGAACCTTCACTACAAGGGATTTTCCTTGTAGCTATTCTCAGGGTTTTGGTAGGCATCTAAACGCATCCCttcatttttgagattcttttcttCAGGCCTCTGATCAGGTCAGCACATACCTTCTCCAGAGGCTTCACAGTTGCAGCTGGTGAGGCAGATCCTAATCTGGTGAATGGCCACCTCTGGGTCCACAGGAGTCTTGCAAGTATCTGTAAGAGTCATGGCGGCCCGGACAGCAGTGAGTCAGGAGCAGGAGCTGGTGGCCTTGGGACGCTGTAGCAGCAGCGACTGTGTTTTCCTCAAAGAgcccttgtagcttattttatacataatagcttgtacctcttaatgTTCTactcctatcttgcccctccccactcccctctccccccctgctaaccactagtttgttagGTTTCTGAATTTTGAAAGACATATTGCATACCTTGGTTATCTCAATTGCATCTCAAATAAGATGTGTTTAAgttgaaaattatcttttttccaaCTACAAACCATCAGCCTTCCGTTTTTGACCTATTCAAAATCTGGGATATGAAAAGGGGTCCCCTTCCATCCCTTCTTGCAGGTCTTCACACTCAATTTGTAACCACTTCTTGTTCATtgtacggacatgagtttgagtaaattccgggagttggtaatggacagggaggcctggcatgctgcaattcatggggttgcgaagagttggacacaactgagtgaccgaaccaaactgaactcaactgaacttgTTCATTCTACCAAAATTCCTCCTAATTATCTCTTAAATCCATCCTCTTCTTTCCAACTTGGCCATTTTTTCCTTAGTTTGGGCCTCTTTTTCTCCTTAATTAttccaatgggcttccctggtagctcatctggtaaagaatccacctgcaatacaggaaaccctggttcaattcctgagttgagaggttcccctggaggagggcatggtaacccactccagtactcttgcctggaatctcatagacagaggagccaggtgggctacagttcactgggttgcaaagagtcggacgcaactgagtgactaagcacagcacagcatgactCTTCCTTCCTGCAGTCTCTTCTCTATTCTTCCAAAgtaggtggcactagaggtaaagaacctgtacACCAGAACAGGAGAATCTGGAGAAAacggttcattccctgggtggggaagttgccctggaggagggcatggaaacctactccagtattcttgcctggaaaatcccatggacagacccctaacagggtcgcaaagactcagacacgactgaagcaatttagcacacacacgtgcagcTAGAGTAATCTTTAGAAAATAGTTCTATGTCTGCCATTGAGaataaattgaaatatttaatgTCTTTGCCTAATGGCTTTCCCACAGACCTTGGCATGGCTTTCAGGTTCCTCGTGTCTTGGCCTGCCTGTGCTTTCCCAGATTTGTCTTCCACTGCTGTCCCGCACGCGTCCAGTGCTTTATTTATGTTAAACACCTGAAGTTCCTTGAAATGCCCTGTATCAGTTAGTATTCCTTGTACTTGATCCCACCTCCTCCTGCCTCTTCCTTGATTGCCCTCAATTCATTGATTATTCTCAACCTCTTATTTTCAAAGtgctaaaattacttttaaaaacaacagTAACTTCAAGCTACCACTGTCTCTTTTTCAGTTAGGCTCCTTGAAAAGATAAGTTCTACTTCTTTACTTCCTGTTCACCCTTCAACCCACTGTAGTCTAGTTTCTGTACTTGCTATTACTTTAAAGAAAATTGACAAAAACTATCAATAAAGTCCTCATGTCCAAATCCAATGGACTAGTCTCAGTGTGCACCTTGACATTTCAAACAGTGTTTGGCACTATTAACCACTACAACTTACctaaacacaaacaaaaatcctACCTATTCTTTTGTGCCTTGTAGAAAACATGGAAAATgagttaaaagataaaaacagtaATCACCACTTAATCACAATCACTGTTAACACTTAGTCCCTTCTATGTACTTGTTAGTATACAAAAttggatattttatttataaataaatactttgggttttttcttgtatttctctCTTGACATTAGACAGAATTTTTTGAAAGCAATTTTAATCATTGCATGTGTTATATAGTTGTATCATAATTTAGCCTTTCTCCTACTGTTGGCATTTAGCTGGTTTTCAGTTTTCACTTATAGATCCCTCTGATAAACATTTTGTAGACAAATTTTGTCTCAAATTCTTATTTCTTAATGGTAGATCCCATGAGGGGAAAGGACTAGGTTAAGGATATGAAGTTATGAATATTCTTAACATAGACTGTGTAATTATTTCCTGGAAAGGTAATTTATACTCCCATTGTAACATTCGGAAGACCCTAAACTTACTAATTCTCTTGCTAACATTGAATTTGTTTttacaaattacttttaaaatcctTGCCACTTTGATAGGTTAGAGTAGAATCTCAGCCTTGATTTGCCCATCTCCGATGAGTGGTGATTACGTATTCACCACTGGTCTCCTCTTATCCTTGGCTCCCTAGTTCTCTTACTTCTGAACACTCCTTTTTGGTCTTCATGTTTTTCTGACTCTTCCACAGTATATTGTCAAGCCTCTTGAATGTCTCACAGGCATCTCAGACTCAGTATGTCCTAGATTAAACTCATCCGCACTCCTGagcttgcttcattttttttttgtctaatgaTATCTATCATCCACTACCCAGGCACTTCAGTCAGAAACCCGAGTCTTCTAACATGATTCCAAATCAGTTTTTCCAACCCACATCTTAAACTCTCAGATATGTCCACTCCTTTCTCTCTCCACAGCTATTGCCCTAGTTGAAGCCTTGGTTATTCTAACAGTCATCACTAGTCTCCTTGTCTTGAATCCTGCTCCATTCTGTCCTCTTTTACTGCTTCCAGAGTGTTCATTCTAAAATGCAAACCTGATCCTCCTGGTACTCTACTCTCTGGACTCTTCCTCCCTTGTATGTTagcctatttttagtttttaaaggaaacaccATTCTGTTTCCCatagtctatttttagttttttaagaaagcaCCATACTGTTtcctatagtggctgcaccaatttacattcccaccaacagcgtatgagggttcccttttctccacaccctcttcagcatttattatttgtacactttttgataacagctattctgactggtgtgaggcaaTACCTCATTACTGCTGCCAACCATTTAGTACAGGTACTTTTTATTTAGAGCATATGCACTAGTTTTTCTtgaatatgtttatttatatctgTCAGTTTTTGAATGAGAATGTACCAGATTGCATTCCCACAGCCAGTATATGAGTTTTGTTTGCTTCTCTCTTGGCAATCTTTATCAGTCCTGCACTAAGAACtcgaattttttaaaaagttagattttttttgggggggggtatgGAGTTTTTGAGTCTTAGGTAAACTATGCATAAAAGcacctttttaaaacatttctattcaatatttttattgacTATAACACACAATCTAAGAAAAAGCAAAGTACTTTCAAAAAAAGTGCATCTTCAAGTCAAGTTGCCTGACCTACATTTCCAACAAGATTGCAGCCATCAAGgcctttctttaaataaattctaTAGTCATTCACTGAATATTACTTGCCCTAAGAAGCTTTCTCTAATCTTTTCTTCCTGACAAtctgttcatagcttttctttctgaGCTCTTACAACTCTGACCATATACAATTGTTATCCGCCAAACAACAGTATAATGTGTTAATTCTCTTTTAGTTCCTTCCACTGGGATAGCTCATCTCAGGTAAGGATGCTACATCAGTTTCCTCAGGTGTAATAAAGATAAGAGAACagctctcctgggttcccttaccctgctgctctctggcCAGGTGCCCCTTCCCAAGGTGTCtcttgttttggaaaaaaaaaaaaaaaggtaagaacaCATATCTCATAgaactgttgtgagaattaaatgttaATGCATATTTAAAGCATTTAGTACAGTGTCAGGCTGGTTGAAGCTCAagttggaatcaaaattgctgggagaaatatcaataacctcagatatgcagatgacaccaccctaatggcagaaagtgaagaggaactaaagagcctcttgaaggtgaaagaggacagtgaaaaagctggtttaaaggtcaacattcaaaaaacttagatcacggcatctggtcccatcactccatggcaaatagacgggaaaaaaatagaaacagtgacagactttattttcttgggctcccaaatcactgcagacggtgattgcagccatggaattaaaagacgcttcttggaagaaaagctgtgacaaacctagacagtgtattaaaaagcagagacatcactttgctgataaaggtctgtatagtcaaagctatggtttttccagtagtcatgtatggatgtgagagttggactataaaggttgagtgctgaagaactggtgcttttgaactgtggtgctagagaagactcttgagagtcccttggactgcaaggagatcaaaccagtcaatcctaaaggaaatcagtcctggatattcattggaaggactgatgctgaagctggaactccaatactttggctacctgatacaaacagctgactcactggaagaagtccctgatgctgggaaagattgaaggcagagtagaaggggacaacacaggatgagatggttagatggcatcaccagttcaatggacatgagtctgagcaaactctgggagacagtgaagggcagggaagcctggtatgctgcagtccatggggtcacaacgagttgaacaggactgagtgactgaacaacaacaacaagcacaATATCTAACCTCTAATAAGTGCTAAATAAATTTcagcaattatttttcaatatatgttTGCTGAATGATAAAGAACTAGTCCACAGTTCCACAGGAAACAGACTGGTAGATATATTGTTCATAAAAGCACATGATAAGAAAGCATACTCCTGAAATTACCTAAGGTGTCATACTTAAGCAAATTTCGTTCCCTACTATCTATTTGCACGTATGACATGAAAGAAATGAAGTTTCAGTAATAAATTTGTAAACTTCTGAGGTAGTTTATTAAAATAACAATTTCAcatttggagaaaaagaaaatcacatacTGTCTTGAGAATCTGTGCTGTTTCTGACTCTATCATATACCAAATGAAGTATGTTGTGGAGTAGAAATAACATCAAACTGAAATTAAGGAATATTGGATTCTGGCTCACAGATCATGTGGGACCTTGGGCACTTTAAAAATTCCTCTGGGCTTCAGAATCCTCCTTGGGAATTTGAAGGGATTAAACTAACCTCTAAATTCCCATCCAGCTTTTAAGATATAAAGTTCTTATAATACTGTTTTTGACCTTATATGGTTTCCTCTCTTCATTAGAAACTGAACTCAGTTTTGAGGAGCAGGAATCAAACTTTATCTTCACACTTCAGAGCCTAGAACAAATTTGAGtcttgactgaatgaatgagtgcccCCTGCAGAGCTTCTAGTTAAAAAAAAGCATAGCAAATTTATGGTATAACAGGTTAGTAGCTAATATTAATTAATGTGTAAGAATACCAAATGattgtatatttatatagatGTTGATATTCAAAATAGTTACAGATTATCTCTATTGTTGTCATTTGTTGAAAACTttgtgaattaatttattttcatttttggatGCACTGCATGGCTTAtgggatcgtagttccctgaccagggattgaatctgggccacagcactgaaagcacggagtcctaaccactggaccaccagggaattcccccaaaaCTTTGTTAAATTACTAAAGGAATTCTAAACCAAAAGATTTTTTTACTTCTGATATATTTTAGAGAAATGATGAGTCAGTTTCAAAGCTTTGAGAGATGCCAATTCTATTATATCCCATCACCCAAAGGAATTACTGTACAGATTAAACCGATGGACAATTTTCCTACTTCTTTTGAATAACAGCAGATGCCTTTCTCTGGATATATCCCCCAAAAGAGGTACAGGAAATTCTGCTCCTCTTGTTTTAGTAAAAATGTCAATGAAATTTGAGATGCATTTACTTAACAATTTCCTGGATCTAAATGGCTGGAAAAGTGAAGGTTTTTCCTAATACTAGCTATCAGCCTAACCACACCAACCTGAGTTTGAACGTCACAGATTAACTCTACATAAATTGACACAAGCatgataagtttttttttattgttaaattacTGTTACCATATGCAGAGAAAAAAGGGACTGTTCTACTTGTGCATTCacatttttaattattgaatGATAAACAAGTAACTGACCAGTTAGGAAAGGAAAACTAAAGCAAGGGTTTCCTTATAGGTCTTCTAAATTCTCCAATAATTATAGAAAACATGCTcaagatttttagaaaaaaaccACTTTTTTCTACATATGATATCATATTAATAAACGAACTAAATTGGAAAGACTTCCTCAATAGTAAGGATAGACTAAATCTGGCTAATGCAGTTATCATTTGGATACAATataaacatcaaaaaaataaagaggtggcatattttaacattttctgaaGTGTTAACACTCTTAATGCTGAGTTTCCAGTTCCAGAATTGTCCATTCCCCTTGGGGTGAACATTCTTCAGAGGAAAAACTAGCCATGGTAATGCTTGCTGAGGAATCATCAAATGGAGATGTTAGTTCACTCCATCTGTTCAAAGTGTCTACATGTGCTTTACCCTGAGGTTTTGAGCTGTCTCGTGCTAAAAGTAGTGTCTGATTAATTAGATACTGTGCTAAATTTAAGTCTTCAGGAACAGAATTTGTGATATTTAAGTTAGAGTCCTGTTCAGAGAGCAGTTGCTTTAATAGTGTCCAGTCTTGTTTTGCAAAGTGTTGCTCATCTTCAAAATCCATGTCTGTAACTTGTGTTTCTGATTCCATTTTCTGCTCAAatgcttctgttacatccatcTCATATATTGGAGACAGGGTTTTTGAAGGCCGATGGTCATACATGTAGATTTGTGCCACTGTGTCACAACCATCTATGTCTCCTGAAATAATTCATAATACTACACAATGTAAAAATTGCACATGTTGGTACCCCCTCAGAGTTCTGTAGAATTATTAACACAATATAACAGTTATAGTCCAAAAAAATAACACgggaaaaataacatttatacaaaattgagaagatttttgaggcatttctttttctctgtttaaaaaaaaaacttgaaggtAATGTTTAACAGGAAAATCAACATAGGAAACTAACAATAATTCTCCATAATTTAATGTAAAAGCTTgtgatacagaaaacaaaaattatttaaacataaaCAGAATGCACACATATATCTAATTCACTACAATAGaaacttaaagagaaaaaaggacaTGGTTATTTGATGGTGATGTTTAAGGTAAGTCAGTTTCAAAGGGAGAATCAATACATTTTATCTAAAGACTTACTTGTATATTGCACATGCAAAGAAGGATGCAAGCAAGGACAAACAAAAAAGTACAACTTTAAGAGCTCCCTGCTTTTGTGATTTTGCTGAACAGGGACTATCGGTAagtatttttcttcattctggTATACAATAGCTACTCAATCAGCCACTATTGCATATTTAAATGTGGGTCATAGTTCAAATTACAATAATAAGGAagacaaacacacaaaacaaTTAGACAGGAAACCATCTATACATATGAAATAAGCCTGGGCTTTTTTCATATGTTATCATTTCTCTAAATATAATCTCTTTAAAgaaatttatctttttacttgaaaattttaGAACAGAATTATAGTGATCCTGAAAGTCTTAATCTCTGTAAAatgcatataaattttaataattaatctAGTTAAAATAGTTCAGTGTTTTTAGTTACATATTACTATACTTATTGCACAGCCCTCTTAGATATATATTAGCATAGTTCATAAATCATATCCAATGTATAATAAAATTTCTAATAGTCAAGAATTCCTATGTTAAATTAGacataaataactaaataatagcaaactatgtttttctctttactcaAAATCTCTTAGTAGGTTAGCTCTAACAAACAACCAAAATTTTTATTAGATGTTAATTTTTCACTAAGATTTTAAGTGAACAATTAAGAGCAACTAGCTAATTTTCATTCTATTAAGAAAttccagttttcatttaaaatttgaatCTGTTGCTTAAGCAGTTATTCTAACTAAAATATAACATTCAGGGGCTACCGACAACTTTAAGATTCTATAAACTCATTTTCTTATGAATTTAGCATGTCTATTTCTGTACATTACCTGCAGATAAAGCAATATTAGCTTTTTCGGTAGCTGTAGAATGGCTTTCTTTCACTTGACCTTCCTGAGGCAGAACTTGACTCCGACAGGAGTCCAGAGACTTTGTGAAGCTGTTCTTTGGTATGTCAGAATTGGATTCTCTTTGATGAAGTTCCAAATGACATGGTCTTTCTTGAGATTTTATATCACTATCTGAAAATTTGCTGTGTGTCTCAAAGTCATTATCCACATTGCTTCCACTACATACTTTATCTCCTGGAGGAAGCTGTATGCCTCCTTTGGACAGGACATCTGTTGTACCCTTTTTTTCTGTGGCTGAAGCACTCTGTTTATCTTTTCTTGATGAGTCAATGCTACTAAGACTCAAGGGAgagcttttgtttttatatatactattgcttttcttttgtctGCATTCTAAAACACTACCTTCACTTCTTTGTGAGTATCTGGAGTAGCAGGTCCTTCCATGATGTTCATGAGAAATGCCATCAAAAACATCAGAAGGTGAGAGAGAATCTACAGAAGGTTGAAAGAGAGCATGGACCTCCCCTTCATCAGATCCTATCTCTTCACATTCATCTACGGAAAGTAAAACagaccttttaaaacttttagtTACACGAAACTcatgactttcattttcagttgCATCTTCAAAAGCTAGATTAATTATCCCCTGAAACTGCTGAAGAGCTGGGTTAGATGTAGAGAAATTTTCTGCAACATTTTCAGCTTCAGACCTTTCATCTTCTGTTTCATCTGCTGAGGAAGAAACCTGATCTACCTCCTGTACAAACTGGACACTGCCCcgtggaatattttctttttccctaagaTGAACTATTGTAGATCGAGACCAAATTTCTGGCCTTTTCCTGGGAATCTCATCATCACTTGTTGAATTAACTTGGAAAAGATCACTACTaccttgctttttcattttcacttcaattCTTAAGTTGctatcatatatttttaattcttcaggAGTACTGGTATCACTGCTGCTCCTTCCAAGAAAATCATGGCACAGCATAGTGCCACATTTAGAAACCCCTCTGTCATTTGACCCATCATCATCCTGAGACcctccagcatcatagtcttcAGATCTGGGCTTTATGTCATCAGAGGATGTTGTAACACTGCCACTGTCTGATTCAGGACTCTCTCTCTGATGCAGAACATTGGTACTCAAATTCCAGTGACTCATGAATGGTGCTTCTGGAGTTTCATGGCTCTCtgaagtttctgttgtttccatatctttagAATTTTTCCCTGATATTTGTTCCAAAAAACACTTGGAGGAAATATGTGACTCTACTGTAGCATGATTGTCTTCATTCATGGCAGAGTCATCAGACAACTGACTAGGAACTGTCTCTTCTTCTACATGAATTTTAGATTTTCTGTCATCTTGACCAGAATTTAAGGTACCATTTGTCTTTTCAGGAACCCAAGGTAATACATCTTTCACACATTTAATGCTTAATTTTTGGTTTGTATCTTTTCTCCCTACTTGCTTCTTCCTATCTGATTCTGAATGGAGTTGTTCTACGTGTGCTGAGTCTAAGTCACAAACGGGATTAGAGTTCAAAGAGTtttcttcaggatttgaaatcatGGATTTTAGAGCAGTGGTACTATAAAATTTTGGATCGACATTATCAGTCTCATCAGAATGACAAGGTATTTTAGCTGTGGTGTAGTGATCTATTTTTTTGTGGCCAGAAACATTTGTTTCACTTTTAACTGAACAGATCTGTTTTGATTCCAGttcatgttttattaatttatccAGATTTGAAATATTTTGGCATTCTAACACcaacttctctttttcttgattgTTCAGTGTCTTCTGTGAGTCGAGTATGCACGGTGACTGAAATGCTTCTGCATCACTGGTTTTGGCTGTGAGATTAGTTAGAGGTTCATGAGGCTTCTGTTCAGAAACACTGCCTTTGTTATTATTGTCACATACATCAAGAAACACACTTTTTTGGACAACAGATGGTTCGCTTTTTAAAGGTCTCTGAGAAGAAGGCAGAGTCTTCAGTATAACCTGTTCAGGAAGTGTTTTCGGTTTTGAATCTTTATTATTCAAATTTTCACCTCTTTTGGGTTGATTTGGGATTTTAGGCATTGTGACCTTTTTTGCACTAATCTTAGGCAAAGTTGTTTGTCCTTGCTTGACAATTTTTCTCTTAGGTGTCTGTTTATCTGTAGTTACACTGTGGTCCAATTTTGTCACATTTTCATCAGATTGCCTTGAAGAAACTGAAGATTTTACTGAATTTGGTGATCCTTGGGatcctaagaaaagaaaattaaaaaatatatcttccAGTTTGTGAGTGAAATTCAATATggtttttaaaatcctttaaaagaaacaaaaagataacaTGATGAAATGGTAACATAAGATCAAATGGACAATTACAAATTAGGAGTTAGTGacttgataaaataaaaaatattttttactgcaAATATAGAGAACCTATTGCAGCATCttaagtaaaattattaaaataggcTCTCTCTTCTTCAAGCAAAGAGCATTGAATCTTATGCCAGAATTGGATTTGCATAAATATACGCAGGTAGAAAAATCTGGTTTTCTTATGCCAAGAGAGTAATAAGGGTCTTCCCTTTGAAATTCTAGGGGCGGAAAATAGACTGTTCCACACAGTTGAAAAGGAGAAtcaaactaaatataaaatagaaatgttgAAACTGTTGCAATTTTTTCTTCGaacagtaaaaaaataatttatttctcataacCAGATCATTATTATAGCTCATTAGGGTTAACAACTTAGATCTGCAGTTGAAACTAAAGCTGGTTACTGGAAGGAAAGAGGATTGATTTTGAGAATTCACTTGTTTATAATGGTTGAAGTTCTAGAGATGATATTTTGAGCATTTAAAACTGTCAAACAGAATTACcaaatctttttaaatgtttaatttttatctgTTATTAGAATATGAACAATTTTTCTctggcttattttaaaatttactttcagTATTAATTCATTACCTACATCAGAACTGTGTTTAGCATTTTACAAACTTCTCTTACATATGTGAATGCTTAATGCATAAagcaaactaatttttaaaatctgttattaTATTAGCAAATTATGCAATCTGATCAGTATTCTTCTCTTTCTTAGAACATGGAAAACAACAGGCACAGCACAGAGTCTAGAGAGAAAATTCTTCCTTCCTATGTATGACAGCTCTCTAGACTGTACCATTAGTTTTTAAAGAGCTCTTTAGTGTTGGCTTTGCAGATGGAATTCTTAgagttatcagggaagctttGAAGAAATACAAGCATAATATACAGAAGGACCAGAAATGCAGATAGCCTAGTGACTCCCTTAATATGattttcacaaaagaaaataaagagtaaacTTATACCCCAAAATACTAAAATACTTGTCTGAAAAGTGGAAGAATAAAATCTTGTCTCTGAAGTATGAAATGAATGTAAAATGAGTGAAGTCATGTTATATTTTGCTTATCTGTTGCTGAAGTTCCAGAATCAGAGTTCTGCTTATTCCATTTAAACAAAGAAGTAAAACCTAGGAGTATTTCAACTTTACCTTGAGTTTTAGGAAGATTAGCTGTGGCATTCTTTGTCCTCTGCGGAGCTGTAGCACatccattgccatttcctctttttttaaaaattgcctgtGGTACTGGATCACTGTATCCTTTGCTGGTGATCTTCTTTAGCACACtaagaaaaattatttgtgttCAGTATTACACTGAGACtctgaaacataattttttaaaagacctatGCATGAAATATAGTTtttcacaacactgtaaatcaattaaacatcaattaaaaaaaaaagcaaaaagaaaaatactttttctcaaagaagtaaaaaatatcTCTTTTCTGAAAATAGAAAAAGTCATATGTTTGTAAGTGTTTAAGTTTATAAAACTGTAGCTCAATTATGGGAAAGCAATGCATAATTAGGTGCCACAAGGATACATTATTCTTCTATCATTTTGTATAATAAGTTTTAAAGTatcattatgtaaatatattaagttttctaaggaaaaatattttaacaatatttagcTAGAAGTTAGTATATGATTGACTTCCAGAGAAAGCTAATGTCTAGGTAAAATAATGAAGACTTACCTGTTATGTGTATTAGATTCCTGTTCATGAGTGCTTTTTTTATTGGAAATTCCATTGGTATCTTTTGAAACAGGTCGAGATTTCATTGCTGTAAATGAAGATGAGTGAGTCATGAGATTGAACAGTAACTATGTAATAATTATGTATAAATTCACTGGTCATACAATATACACAAAATTAAATGTTAGAATGAGAAAAACTTTTTCCTCAGTTTGCATAAATATATGTAACTAAATTCTTTTTGGCATTTGAAACTAAATAAAAGTATCAGAGTGCTAAAACTCACCTACAGTGGAAGTTTTGATACCTTCTACACTGTTTTTCACAGTCTGTCCTCGAGAGTCACAAGAGGAAGGTTTATGACCAGGAAGCTTCTCTTTCATTGACCCATTTTCTTTTGGTTCATCTAGAGAGTCAGTGGAAGTCAGTAATTCCATACTTGAATTTGTAGATCTGCTGGAGGGACCTGCAATTCGGAGGTGTGGAGAATCTTTGCCTGTCACTTTCTTCAAAGGCTTTGCTTTGGCTTGCACATTTAAATTTCCAGTGAGTACCTTGGGTCTGGCACCTGTAATTTGCTCTTCCTGATTTCTCACTCCTTTTCCATTTCCTGAATTTTTCTGttcatttgctgctgctgttgctgatcTTTCCACAGCTTGTCTAGGTGACAGGTTTGTTGACTTTGCATTATCACTGTTTTCCGTTTTGGGCTTTATGATAGCTTTGGGCTttccagaaacatttttttccacagtttttAGTTCTTTTGTACTCTTGGATGCTGGTTTTGGATCCTTTTCCTTTAAATCATCATGcttcaaagttttatttatagAATTTCTATTAGTACTTGATGAATGTCCAGAGGCTCCTAATCCATCAGATTTCATCTTCTGATGAGCAGAGAGATAACTCAGACACTCTTTCTTGTTACTTCCTCCAGCGGATTTGTTTTTTATAGCACCACAG
This window contains:
- the BTBD8 gene encoding BTB/POZ domain-containing protein 8 isoform X1, which encodes MARCGEDSAPPGVPLGSPGVCSKGLQRKGPCERRRLKAMVSEQLSQDLLRLLREEVHTDVTFSIGCTLFKAHKAVLLARVPDFYFHTVGHTDNLKNHEHVAVENFEASEFRTFLQIVYSSNRNIKSYEEEILRKKIVESGVPQKKCDFSVGNCTDNDRRLSVEFLSKRSSDHSLLKHEIPKDINSKEENVISTDIYDLEPASELGEDLLKLYVKHCCPDIDIYVDGKSFKAHRAILSARSSYFAAMLSGRWAESSQECITLQSISHVEMNVMMHFIYGGTLDFPVKANVGQILNMADMYGLEGLKEVAIYILRRDYCNFFQKPVSRRLASILECLIIAHSVGVESLFADCMKWIVKHFARFWSERSFANVPAEIQKSCFNMLIHSLNDKNAAFLLMESDRLIVSLPRVKWTESALIMASQLQEECIAFIIENFSKIIQSENFALLLQSQAMSSTSDLLDKIFKAVEENITTENSCSLLMALDTLLNSDSTKEMGFTCKIQALRDKLWIFLVQSFYAVRHTESWKLMSTDDQQKIQAAAFDKGDDRRLGKKPIFSSSQQRKQVSDCGAIKNKSAGGSNKKECLSYLSAHQKMKSDGLGASGHSSSTNRNSINKTLKHDDLKEKDPKPASKSTKELKTVEKNVSGKPKAIIKPKTENSDNAKSTNLSPRQAVERSATAAANEQKNSGNGKGVRNQEEQITGARPKVLTGNLNVQAKAKPLKKVTGKDSPHLRIAGPSSRSTNSSMELLTSTDSLDEPKENGSMKEKLPGHKPSSCDSRGQTVKNSVEGIKTSTVAMKSRPVSKDTNGISNKKSTHEQESNTHNSVLKKITSKGYSDPVPQAIFKKRGNGNGCATAPQRTKNATANLPKTQGSQGSPNSVKSSVSSRQSDENVTKLDHSVTTDKQTPKRKIVKQGQTTLPKISAKKVTMPKIPNQPKRGENLNNKDSKPKTLPEQVILKTLPSSQRPLKSEPSVVQKSVFLDVCDNNNKGSVSEQKPHEPLTNLTAKTSDAEAFQSPCILDSQKTLNNQEKEKLVLECQNISNLDKLIKHELESKQICSVKSETNVSGHKKIDHYTTAKIPCHSDETDNVDPKFYSTTALKSMISNPEENSLNSNPVCDLDSAHVEQLHSESDRKKQVGRKDTNQKLSIKCVKDVLPWVPEKTNGTLNSGQDDRKSKIHVEEETVPSQLSDDSAMNEDNHATVESHISSKCFLEQISGKNSKDMETTETSESHETPEAPFMSHWNLSTNVLHQRESPESDSGSVTTSSDDIKPRSEDYDAGGSQDDDGSNDRGVSKCGTMLCHDFLGRSSSDTSTPEELKIYDSNLRIEVKMKKQGSSDLFQVNSTSDDEIPRKRPEIWSRSTIVHLREKENIPRGSVQFVQEVDQVSSSADETEDERSEAENVAENFSTSNPALQQFQGIINLAFEDATENESHEFRVTKSFKRSVLLSVDECEEIGSDEGEVHALFQPSVDSLSPSDVFDGISHEHHGRTCYSRYSQRSEGSVLECRQKKSNSIYKNKSSPLSLSSIDSSRKDKQSASATEKKGTTDVLSKGGIQLPPGDKVCSGSNVDNDFETHSKFSDSDIKSQERPCHLELHQRESNSDIPKNSFTKSLDSCRSQVLPQEGQVKESHSTATEKANIALSAGDIDGCDTVAQIYMYDHRPSKTLSPIYEMDVTEAFEQKMESETQVTDMDFEDEQHFAKQDWTLLKQLLSEQDSNLNITNSVPEDLNLAQYLINQTLLLARDSSKPQGKAHVDTLNRWSELTSPFDDSSASITMASFSSEECSPQGEWTILELETQH